One part of the Mesorhizobium sp. M4B.F.Ca.ET.058.02.1.1 genome encodes these proteins:
- a CDS encoding ABC-type transport auxiliary lipoprotein family protein, protein MTSAAALLALSLAGCAALGAKPAPLDTFELSAPSIDVRGHSRRQILITEPSALKALDSQNIVIRPSDLSIQYLKGAQWADRLPLIVQARLAETFQRSGSFAGVGKPGEGLAIDYRIIVEVRTFEVRVNGGEHAEVELFVRLLNDRNGEVRAAKSFTASAPVSGGGNAAYVSALDSAFGQAAKDIVRWTDSLI, encoded by the coding sequence ATGACATCGGCTGCGGCGCTGCTTGCGCTCTCGCTGGCCGGCTGCGCGGCGCTCGGCGCCAAGCCGGCGCCGCTCGACACGTTCGAGCTGTCGGCGCCGTCGATCGACGTACGTGGCCACAGCCGCCGGCAGATCCTGATCACTGAGCCGTCGGCGCTCAAGGCGCTGGACAGCCAGAACATCGTCATCAGGCCATCCGATCTGTCGATCCAGTACCTGAAGGGGGCGCAGTGGGCCGACCGCTTGCCGCTGATCGTGCAGGCCAGGCTCGCGGAAACCTTCCAGCGATCCGGCAGCTTTGCCGGCGTCGGCAAGCCGGGCGAGGGGCTGGCGATCGACTATCGGATCATCGTCGAGGTCCGGACCTTCGAAGTGCGCGTCAATGGCGGCGAGCATGCCGAGGTCGAGCTGTTCGTGCGCCTCCTCAACGACCGCAATGGCGAGGTGCGCGCCGCCAAGAGCTTTACGGCGAGCGCGCCGGTCTCGGGCGGCGGCAACGCCGCTTACGTCAGCGCGCTGGACAGCGCCTTCGGCCAGGCCGCCAAGGACATTGTGCGCTGGACGGATTCGCTGATCTGA